The Tepidisphaeraceae bacterium genome includes a region encoding these proteins:
- a CDS encoding carboxypeptidase-like regulatory domain-containing protein: MTGRVLSPDGQPVAGATVWIWESAAFEPPSATTAKTDADGRYALSYEPPTADGGRVTIGAVAEGLGAGARPVTSPTEPLDVPLRAECVLTVKLLDAAAGNAPVAGVAVKVRGVVISGMTDMSFEFIEAPADTSFFSARTDQDGVAVIHGLPRAARALIDVDDDRFARLTYDDAVLLPNEATFTAPPTTLRPAAVVRGRVTYDGTSKPALGVRVSLQGVGRQQGGGTAVTDPDGHYRVARMPAGQFVVSLYLDPALAKDWTARAIDGLELAAGEDAADTDLKLVTGSLITGHVRDDTGKGIADVPIGLYGPARPRSAAAINRAVSEADGAYSIRTPAGEQYVYVQTSAPPKGYQMPPEAERNRTVTTTDGQTMTIDFTFERATADSVVKGLVVFEDGRPVSGASVMVESDRQQFAASAVSDADGRFELSRERGDTSFRMRARKDKLATPAAVAPAADGSVTLRLRADALHSAAGKVVDADGKPVAGAILSLTQMTGQYGFGRDVGMTDADGAFSIADLWPDGRYTVNATAKGFGKRQMQLKLGGSKTLVLPPLVIKRLDSFVAGTVFDADGGPAADVDVTAMGPESGMASARTDAAGQFRFPTIAGETIRLYAHVSSEKPQRSGEATATSGDDRATILLDEPADR, translated from the coding sequence GTGACCGGTCGGGTTCTGTCACCAGACGGCCAGCCGGTCGCCGGCGCCACCGTGTGGATCTGGGAGTCCGCAGCATTCGAACCACCATCCGCGACGACGGCGAAGACCGACGCCGACGGCCGATACGCGCTCTCGTACGAGCCGCCCACCGCGGACGGGGGTCGCGTGACGATCGGTGCCGTCGCCGAGGGGCTGGGGGCCGGGGCGCGGCCGGTGACGTCGCCGACCGAGCCGCTGGACGTGCCGCTACGGGCAGAGTGCGTGCTGACCGTGAAACTGCTCGATGCCGCCGCGGGCAATGCGCCCGTGGCTGGCGTCGCCGTAAAGGTGCGAGGTGTGGTCATCTCCGGAATGACGGACATGTCGTTCGAGTTCATCGAAGCGCCGGCCGATACGTCCTTCTTCTCTGCTCGTACGGATCAGGACGGCGTCGCGGTCATTCACGGTCTGCCGCGAGCCGCCCGCGCGTTGATCGACGTTGACGACGACCGCTTCGCCCGGCTGACCTACGACGACGCGGTCCTCCTGCCGAACGAGGCGACCTTCACCGCGCCGCCAACCACGTTGCGGCCAGCGGCAGTCGTGCGCGGGCGCGTGACGTACGACGGCACCAGCAAGCCGGCGCTCGGCGTGCGCGTGTCGCTGCAGGGCGTCGGCCGGCAACAGGGCGGTGGGACCGCCGTCACCGACCCGGACGGGCACTACCGGGTCGCGCGAATGCCGGCCGGCCAGTTCGTGGTATCGCTGTACCTGGATCCTGCCCTGGCGAAGGATTGGACCGCTCGAGCCATCGACGGGCTTGAGCTGGCTGCTGGTGAGGACGCCGCCGACACCGATCTTAAGCTCGTGACCGGCTCCCTGATCACCGGGCACGTTCGCGACGACACAGGCAAGGGAATCGCCGATGTGCCGATCGGCCTCTACGGCCCAGCGAGGCCGCGCAGCGCGGCCGCCATCAACCGGGCAGTCTCGGAGGCCGATGGGGCGTACTCGATCCGGACGCCGGCCGGTGAACAGTACGTTTACGTGCAAACCTCCGCGCCGCCCAAGGGATACCAGATGCCACCGGAGGCGGAGCGCAATCGAACGGTGACCACGACCGACGGTCAAACGATGACGATCGACTTCACCTTCGAGCGCGCGACGGCCGATTCGGTGGTGAAGGGCCTTGTCGTCTTTGAGGACGGCCGGCCGGTGTCGGGGGCATCGGTCATGGTCGAGTCGGACCGGCAGCAATTCGCCGCCAGTGCCGTGAGCGATGCCGACGGGCGATTCGAGCTGTCCCGCGAGCGGGGTGACACGTCGTTCCGGATGCGGGCCCGTAAGGACAAGCTTGCCACGCCCGCGGCCGTCGCGCCGGCGGCCGACGGGTCGGTCACCCTCCGGCTGCGCGCTGACGCGCTTCACAGCGCGGCAGGCAAGGTCGTCGACGCCGACGGCAAGCCGGTCGCAGGGGCCATCCTCAGCTTGACGCAGATGACCGGGCAGTACGGGTTCGGCCGCGACGTCGGGATGACCGATGCCGACGGGGCGTTCTCTATTGCCGATCTATGGCCGGACGGCCGCTACACGGTCAACGCGACCGCCAAGGGGTTCGGCAAGCGGCAGATGCAGCTAAAGCTGGGCGGCAGCAAAACGCTGGTGCTGCCGCCGCTGGTCATCAAGCGGCTCGACAGCTTCGTCGCGGGCACCGTCTTCGACGCCGACGGCGGACCGGCAGCCGATGTGGACGTGACCGCGATGGGGCCGGAGTCTGGCATGGCCTCAGCCCGCACCGACGCCGCTGGTCAATTCCGCTTCCCGACCATCGCCGGCGAGACGATCCGCCTATACGCGCATGTGAGTTCGGAAAAGCCGCAACGTTCCGGGGAGGCAACCGCGACATCCGGTGACGACCGGGCGACGATCCTCTTGGACGAACCTGCGGATCGCTGA
- a CDS encoding LacI family DNA-binding transcriptional regulator, with protein MSVTIKQVAARSGMSLMTVSYILNGTRGRTFRAETRDRVLAAAAELGYRRNSAAKAISTGRFGSVALVQSNKPFHGYLPDSLLGGIHDALALRDLSLTLARLPDEKLTDEAFVPKVLREWTSDGLLIDYITDIPQRLADLIDRHQIPAIWINARRAADCVFPDDLRAGYDATRRLIEMGHRRIAYLNYTRGYVTRSRHYSEADRAAGYEKAMLESGLAAESICLDGVSLGRDDIEISEQWLRRPDRPTAVLTYSMREPAAVLVAARSCGLRVPHDLSLIAFSAEPTANAWGVACSAMLVPQATVADRAVEQLAQRIQVPAKSIEPVAVPLCWVEGTTVAPPPIEAA; from the coding sequence ATGTCGGTGACGATCAAACAAGTGGCCGCTCGGTCCGGCATGTCGCTGATGACCGTCAGCTACATCTTGAATGGCACGCGTGGCCGTACGTTCCGCGCGGAGACGCGCGATCGCGTTCTCGCCGCTGCGGCTGAGCTGGGGTACCGGCGCAACAGCGCGGCAAAGGCGATCTCCACCGGGCGCTTCGGGAGCGTGGCGCTGGTTCAGAGCAATAAGCCGTTCCACGGTTACCTGCCCGACAGCCTGCTCGGGGGCATTCACGATGCGCTGGCACTGCGCGACCTTAGCCTCACCCTGGCGCGCCTGCCGGACGAAAAGCTGACCGATGAGGCATTCGTCCCGAAGGTGCTCCGCGAGTGGACGAGCGACGGTCTGCTGATCGACTACATCACCGACATCCCGCAGCGATTGGCCGACCTGATCGACCGGCACCAGATCCCGGCGATCTGGATCAACGCCAGGCGCGCCGCCGACTGTGTTTTCCCGGATGACCTGCGCGCCGGCTACGACGCCACCCGGCGGTTGATCGAGATGGGCCACCGGCGGATCGCCTACCTGAATTACACGCGCGGGTACGTCACGCGGTCGCGCCACTACAGCGAGGCCGACCGGGCGGCCGGGTATGAGAAGGCCATGCTCGAGTCGGGACTAGCGGCCGAGTCGATCTGTCTCGATGGCGTCAGCCTCGGTCGGGACGACATCGAGATCAGTGAGCAATGGCTCCGGCGCCCCGATCGACCGACGGCAGTGCTGACCTACTCCATGCGCGAGCCGGCGGCCGTCCTCGTCGCAGCGCGCAGCTGTGGGCTGCGCGTCCCGCACGACCTGTCGCTCATCGCGTTCAGCGCCGAGCCGACGGCCAACGCGTGGGGCGTGGCGTGCTCGGCCATGCTGGTGCCGCAGGCGACCGTCGCCGACCGCGCGGTCGAGCAACTGGCGCAGCGCATCCAGGTGCCGGCGAAGTCGATCGAACCGGTCGCCGTTCCGCTCTGCTGGGTAGAGGGCACCACGGTTGCGCCACCCCCGATCGAAGCAGCTTGA
- a CDS encoding zinc-binding alcohol dehydrogenase → MSKTKATAVVFPRANACEMVQYEPPALDAGELLVRTEYSGVSQGTEIWAYTGHRPELQFPTVPGYQTVGVVEQVGEGVEGFAVGQRVLWHASRLPAQWPATWMAGHVSLAVVPVKHDPPPRVIPNEVDPVAASLAALAAVSLRGIDMLDIRPGDLAVVTGQGLIGQASAQLARLRGATVIATDLSAKRLQLSKAHSADLVANPRDGDLKQLVTSLRPNGADLVIDTTGRSEAFAECVALLRWEGQFLMQGWYPKPITFDFHATHMKKPKIAITCGIGDTDRTLELMRYGKLDWRPLVTDLVPVGDAPAIYQKLAANDPDTLGVVFDWKGI, encoded by the coding sequence ATGAGTAAGACCAAAGCAACCGCCGTCGTTTTTCCACGTGCGAACGCCTGCGAGATGGTGCAATACGAGCCACCCGCGTTGGACGCTGGCGAACTGCTGGTGCGAACCGAGTACTCCGGCGTCAGCCAGGGTACCGAAATCTGGGCCTACACCGGGCACCGGCCTGAGCTGCAGTTTCCAACGGTGCCCGGCTACCAGACCGTGGGTGTCGTCGAACAGGTGGGCGAAGGCGTCGAAGGGTTCGCGGTGGGGCAGCGCGTGTTGTGGCACGCCAGCCGTCTGCCGGCGCAATGGCCGGCGACCTGGATGGCCGGGCACGTCTCGCTGGCGGTGGTCCCGGTGAAGCACGATCCACCGCCGCGCGTGATCCCCAACGAGGTGGACCCGGTTGCCGCCTCACTGGCTGCGTTGGCGGCGGTAAGCCTGCGCGGCATCGACATGCTCGACATTCGCCCGGGCGACCTTGCGGTCGTCACCGGGCAAGGGTTGATCGGCCAGGCGTCGGCGCAACTGGCGCGCCTGCGCGGCGCCACGGTCATCGCGACCGACCTGTCGGCCAAGCGCCTGCAGCTCAGCAAGGCCCACAGCGCCGACCTCGTCGCCAACCCGCGGGATGGCGACCTCAAGCAACTCGTGACCTCACTGCGCCCCAACGGCGCCGACCTTGTGATCGACACCACCGGCCGCTCCGAAGCGTTCGCCGAGTGCGTGGCGCTGTTGCGGTGGGAAGGGCAGTTCCTCATGCAGGGGTGGTACCCCAAGCCGATCACGTTCGACTTCCACGCTACCCACATGAAGAAGCCCAAAATCGCCATCACCTGCGGCATCGGTGACACCGACCGCACGCTGGAACTCATGCGCTACGGCAAGCTGGACTGGCGGCCGCTCGTGACCGACCTCGTGCCGGTCGGTGACGCGCCGGCGATCTACCAGAAACTGGCGGCCAACGATCCGGACACGCTCGGCGTGGTCTTTGACTGGAAGGGCATCTGA
- a CDS encoding zinc-binding dehydrogenase translates to MRALIVPEKGKITLGESPEPAIGPYQALVKVEVCGICSSTDWKIINGQMTWAGPFPLVLGHESVGTVVAVGKRARRFRVGDRVTRVVLPKTDQLNSAMGGFAQFGVVTDAGAMAADGDPSLLEDYNAQRQIVVPPALDPIDAALAISLAETASVISGLPNLRQRRIVVAGTGIAGLALTLWAKLAGAYVVTLGRRQERLQRAREVGADAVVDTTAGDWVDQVQRALGADGRADGLIEAIGDVAFAEQLIGLLKPDGFATAYGAPPDGASFGARWTQADVREQATYAWVADLMLRRWIKREWFVTHTWPLDEAVGAFEQVRRGEVLKGFVRVDPS, encoded by the coding sequence ATGCGCGCGCTAATCGTCCCGGAAAAGGGCAAGATCACGCTCGGCGAGTCGCCGGAACCGGCGATCGGCCCGTATCAGGCGCTGGTGAAGGTCGAGGTTTGCGGCATCTGCAGCAGCACCGACTGGAAGATCATCAACGGCCAAATGACCTGGGCGGGCCCGTTCCCGCTCGTGCTGGGGCACGAATCGGTCGGAACCGTGGTGGCGGTCGGTAAGCGGGCGCGCAGGTTCCGCGTCGGTGATCGCGTGACTCGCGTGGTGCTGCCGAAAACGGATCAGCTAAACTCGGCAATGGGTGGGTTTGCGCAGTTTGGCGTCGTCACCGATGCCGGCGCGATGGCGGCCGACGGCGATCCTTCGTTGCTGGAGGACTACAACGCGCAACGGCAGATCGTCGTGCCGCCGGCGCTCGACCCGATCGATGCCGCGTTGGCCATCAGCCTCGCCGAGACCGCCAGCGTGATCAGCGGGCTGCCGAACTTGCGCCAGCGGCGGATCGTCGTCGCGGGCACCGGCATTGCCGGGCTTGCGCTCACGCTATGGGCGAAGCTGGCCGGCGCGTACGTGGTGACGCTCGGCCGTCGCCAGGAACGCCTGCAACGGGCCCGCGAAGTAGGTGCCGACGCAGTGGTCGACACGACTGCAGGCGATTGGGTCGATCAGGTTCAGCGCGCCTTGGGGGCTGATGGCCGCGCGGACGGACTGATCGAAGCGATCGGCGACGTCGCCTTTGCCGAACAACTCATCGGCTTACTGAAACCCGACGGCTTTGCCACAGCCTACGGGGCGCCCCCTGACGGCGCATCGTTTGGCGCCCGCTGGACCCAGGCCGACGTACGCGAGCAAGCGACATACGCATGGGTTGCCGACTTGATGCTCCGCCGGTGGATCAAGCGAGAATGGTTCGTCACCCACACCTGGCCACTGGATGAGGCCGTTGGCGCGTTCGAACAGGTTCGGCGTGGGGAAGTGCTGAAAGGTTTTGTACGCGTTGATCCAAGTTAG
- a CDS encoding PEP-CTERM sorting domain-containing protein, whose product MSTVSVPAAGSAGESLVISTIVSPTDSTPTTGLLSYRDRGTYVDHGGLEHAIEDFLRGGTGTSGYATMRLAVGGLVAHTTYEARFRIFDGWNALSGTYSFTISGTGDQDFYAASDNYDSVYQNGGGESDGDVNNTTAQRAGHLERFVSDASGNLVLTIQQTGGTERNIALNSFDLVAVETMVPEPAALSLMGLASIAMLRRRNDRSCK is encoded by the coding sequence GTGAGCACAGTTAGTGTTCCTGCCGCCGGCTCTGCGGGCGAGTCTCTGGTGATCTCGACGATCGTCTCGCCCACCGATTCGACCCCGACCACGGGACTCCTGTCCTACCGTGATCGCGGCACCTATGTAGATCACGGCGGCCTCGAGCACGCGATCGAGGATTTCCTTCGTGGTGGCACCGGTACTTCCGGGTACGCGACGATGCGCCTGGCCGTGGGCGGGCTCGTGGCGCACACGACGTACGAGGCGCGGTTCCGCATCTTCGACGGCTGGAACGCGCTTTCCGGCACGTACTCGTTCACGATCTCGGGAACGGGTGATCAGGACTTCTACGCGGCCAGCGACAACTACGACTCGGTCTACCAGAACGGTGGCGGTGAAAGTGATGGCGACGTCAACAACACCACCGCGCAACGGGCCGGGCATTTGGAACGCTTCGTCAGCGACGCCAGCGGCAACCTGGTGCTGACGATCCAGCAGACCGGTGGTACAGAGCGAAACATCGCGTTGAACAGCTTCGATCTGGTGGCTGTCGAAACGATGGTTCCAGAGCCCGCGGCGCTTTCACTGATGGGCCTGGCGAGCATCGCGATGCTGCGCCGCCGGAACGACCGATCCTGCAAGTAA
- a CDS encoding LacI family DNA-binding transcriptional regulator: MIVTQKKVAEIAGVSQMTVSYALRGSELIAQETRNRVLQVADQLGYRPNTSAVAIRQGRFGCVAIVESTVSYRSSLFGGALFDGVESVLAARDYHISVVRMPDEKLTDVAVMPKILRQYMADGLLLNYFAAVPPQLVELIDRHNIPAVWINSKQPHDCVYLDDYGGGRDAAEHLLKLGHRDIAYVDYCCLRESDTLPQSAIHYSIQSRLKGCADAASEAGVSLRVLHDGRNFMSPATGLEAARRVFAAPDRPRAFIAYSGATALQIVQAATERGLSPVRDYSLIMFEDWTVAPSGLCITTMRHQWKSVGAAASNMLLKRLEDRDELQSPQALRFTLVEGNTCGAPPEPHHA, translated from the coding sequence GTGATCGTCACCCAGAAGAAGGTCGCCGAGATAGCGGGCGTCAGCCAGATGACCGTCTCGTACGCATTGCGCGGTTCGGAGCTGATCGCGCAGGAGACGCGCAACCGCGTGCTGCAGGTGGCCGACCAATTGGGGTACCGGCCGAACACATCGGCCGTCGCGATTCGCCAAGGGCGCTTCGGGTGCGTCGCGATTGTCGAGAGCACGGTGTCGTACCGCAGCAGCCTGTTCGGCGGGGCGTTGTTCGACGGTGTGGAATCGGTGCTGGCCGCCCGCGACTACCACATCAGCGTCGTGCGGATGCCGGACGAGAAGCTGACGGACGTCGCCGTTATGCCCAAGATCCTGCGGCAGTACATGGCCGACGGCCTCCTGCTGAACTACTTCGCCGCCGTGCCACCGCAATTGGTGGAGTTGATCGACCGGCACAACATCCCGGCGGTGTGGATCAACTCGAAGCAGCCGCACGACTGCGTCTACCTGGACGACTACGGCGGCGGCCGCGACGCCGCCGAGCATCTACTGAAGCTTGGGCACCGCGACATCGCCTACGTCGACTACTGCTGCCTGCGCGAGTCGGACACGCTGCCGCAGAGCGCGATTCATTACAGCATTCAGAGCCGCCTGAAGGGCTGTGCCGACGCGGCCAGCGAGGCCGGGGTGTCGTTGAGAGTGCTTCACGACGGGCGCAACTTCATGTCGCCGGCAACCGGACTGGAGGCGGCCCGCCGCGTGTTCGCGGCGCCCGACCGTCCCCGCGCGTTCATCGCCTACAGCGGTGCGACGGCACTGCAGATCGTGCAGGCGGCGACCGAGCGGGGCCTGAGCCCGGTACGCGATTACTCGCTGATCATGTTTGAAGACTGGACCGTAGCGCCCAGCGGCCTGTGCATCACCACGATGCGGCACCAATGGAAGTCCGTGGGCGCCGCGGCGTCCAACATGCTCCTGAAGCGACTCGAGGACCGCGATGAGCTTCAGTCACCCCAGGCATTACGGTTCACGCTGGTGGAGGGCAATACGTGTGGAGCCCCACCAGAACCGCACCACGCGTGA
- a CDS encoding prepilin-type N-terminal cleavage/methylation domain-containing protein translates to MSINRKSTDARRRVAGFTLVELLVVIGIIALLISILLPSLNKARRAAANVKCQSNLRQIGMSMQFYANDNAGYLVPFDRGSEMYPNAAPDTRWWMEYLVAGKYIPGPQISPPVPVDQYVESVRRSAFMCPEFDASYPPSPTLQHQIGYGMSVFAGPDGAASKSNNMPGTAWHWWDIPSNPYWQKKYVFKRTQIRNAVQKVIIGDSGHYQLHSQQSHWNQPTGANVRMGRHTKDAGNYLFLDGHADSARRSETYHPTAAHQWASPIVNFYR, encoded by the coding sequence ATGTCTATCAACCGCAAATCAACTGATGCCCGCCGCCGCGTCGCTGGGTTTACGCTCGTCGAACTGCTGGTCGTTATCGGCATTATCGCACTGTTAATCTCGATCTTGCTACCGTCGCTCAACAAGGCACGCCGCGCGGCGGCGAACGTGAAGTGCCAGAGCAACCTGCGGCAGATCGGGATGAGCATGCAGTTTTACGCCAACGATAACGCAGGCTATCTGGTGCCGTTCGACAGGGGGTCGGAAATGTATCCCAATGCTGCTCCCGACACCCGCTGGTGGATGGAGTATCTAGTAGCCGGCAAGTACATTCCGGGTCCTCAAATCAGTCCTCCAGTCCCGGTCGATCAATATGTCGAATCTGTTCGCAGATCCGCTTTCATGTGTCCGGAATTCGATGCGAGCTACCCGCCCAGCCCCACTTTGCAGCACCAGATCGGCTACGGGATGAGCGTGTTTGCCGGCCCTGATGGTGCTGCGTCAAAGTCGAACAATATGCCCGGAACGGCTTGGCACTGGTGGGATATCCCCTCGAACCCATACTGGCAGAAAAAGTACGTGTTCAAGCGGACCCAAATACGCAATGCCGTTCAGAAGGTCATCATTGGGGACTCGGGCCATTATCAATTGCATAGCCAGCAATCGCACTGGAATCAACCGACCGGTGCGAACGTCAGAATGGGCCGTCACACGAAGGATGCTGGAAACTACCTGTTCTTGGACGGTCACGCCGACAGCGCGCGTCGCTCCGAGACGTATCATCCGACGGCCGCACACCAGTGGGCCTCGCCGATTGTGAACTTCTACCGCTAA
- a CDS encoding right-handed parallel beta-helix repeat-containing protein encodes MTVHRRHTTFATIAFLCCAASATWAETYHVSPSPLEDVDAAVQFRKIGEAAHKVQPGDTVRIHTGTYREQVYVPTSGTAEQPIVFEAAPAAHVVVTGADRLLDWRLEGTNEERIFSAPFPYDIKTWGGDKHYPKDDWHALLGRMEQVFVDHYPMRQVLKRAQLSRGTFWIDEEAKRLWVWASNNAKLGSSVEGDPPVEASVRPLLWQQEGAHVTIRGLHFRRAGNQAQGGAVNFKGNDLLIEDCTFTENNTNGASFTGERIRVNRCTFERNGQQGWSAYRSHGLTMVDSVTRDNNTNNFNRSWEAGGNKIVMARDVVIERCTFSGNRGVGLWFDVGNENAIVRNCLIENNENVGLFYEISFGMHAHDNVIVGNGFESYGGAWGASGGLSIASSPGCVIERNLIVGNKEGFQLREHLRTTPKIGDPSGTAEHPVWNRDAIVRNNTIALNRDGQIWAWFETGDLRYWPAAIQGEMQESLAKGMVDNAEAYKAKHRGGVPDDLSLETLNLKFENNLLWPSGKGTLWNWGLPWAKHRRYADLEAVRHELSLDSGSTMAAFEFANFPQRDFRVPADSPALQMGAYPKGEVPGVRLGKLE; translated from the coding sequence ATGACCGTTCACCGCCGCCATACAACGTTTGCCACGATCGCCTTTCTTTGTTGTGCTGCCTCTGCCACCTGGGCCGAGACGTACCACGTCTCGCCGTCCCCGCTGGAGGACGTCGACGCGGCGGTGCAGTTCCGCAAGATCGGCGAGGCCGCCCACAAGGTGCAGCCGGGGGACACCGTCCGCATCCATACCGGCACCTATCGCGAACAGGTCTACGTGCCCACGAGCGGGACGGCCGAGCAACCCATCGTGTTCGAGGCCGCGCCGGCGGCGCACGTGGTGGTTACCGGGGCCGACCGTCTTCTCGACTGGCGGCTGGAGGGGACGAATGAGGAACGCATCTTCTCGGCGCCGTTCCCCTACGACATCAAGACGTGGGGCGGCGACAAGCACTATCCCAAGGACGACTGGCATGCGCTGCTCGGCCGAATGGAACAGGTGTTCGTCGACCATTACCCGATGCGCCAGGTCCTGAAGCGCGCGCAACTGTCCCGCGGCACGTTCTGGATCGACGAGGAGGCCAAGCGGCTCTGGGTGTGGGCGTCGAACAACGCCAAGCTTGGGTCTTCGGTCGAAGGGGACCCCCCGGTCGAGGCTTCGGTGCGGCCGCTGCTCTGGCAGCAGGAGGGCGCCCACGTCACGATTCGCGGCCTTCACTTCCGCCGGGCGGGCAACCAGGCGCAGGGCGGCGCGGTTAACTTCAAGGGGAACGACCTGCTGATCGAGGACTGCACGTTCACAGAGAACAACACGAACGGCGCGAGCTTCACGGGAGAGCGCATCCGCGTGAACCGCTGCACGTTCGAGCGCAACGGCCAGCAGGGGTGGAGCGCCTACCGTTCGCACGGCCTGACGATGGTCGACTCGGTCACGCGCGACAACAACACGAATAACTTCAATCGCAGCTGGGAAGCAGGCGGCAACAAAATCGTGATGGCGCGCGACGTCGTCATTGAACGCTGCACGTTCAGCGGTAATCGCGGCGTAGGGCTCTGGTTCGACGTGGGCAATGAGAACGCCATCGTGCGCAACTGCCTGATCGAGAACAACGAGAACGTCGGCCTGTTCTACGAGATCTCGTTCGGCATGCACGCGCACGACAACGTGATCGTCGGCAACGGATTCGAATCGTACGGCGGCGCGTGGGGCGCGTCGGGTGGCCTCTCGATCGCCTCGTCGCCGGGGTGCGTGATCGAGCGCAACCTGATCGTGGGCAACAAGGAAGGCTTCCAGCTGCGCGAGCACCTGCGAACCACTCCGAAGATCGGCGACCCCAGCGGGACGGCGGAGCACCCGGTGTGGAACCGCGACGCGATCGTCCGCAACAACACGATCGCCCTCAACCGCGACGGGCAAATCTGGGCTTGGTTCGAGACGGGCGACTTGCGCTACTGGCCCGCTGCGATCCAAGGCGAGATGCAGGAATCGCTGGCCAAGGGGATGGTCGACAACGCCGAGGCGTACAAGGCCAAGCATCGCGGCGGGGTGCCGGACGACCTGTCGCTCGAGACACTCAACCTGAAGTTCGAGAACAACCTGCTCTGGCCGTCGGGTAAGGGGACGCTTTGGAACTGGGGCCTGCCTTGGGCCAAGCATCGCCGGTACGCCGATCTGGAGGCGGTGCGCCACGAACTGTCTCTTGACTCCGGCAGCACCATGGCCGCCTTCGAGTTCGCCAACTTCCCCCAGCGCGACTTCCGCGTGCCGGCCGACAGCCCGGCGTTGCAGATGGGCGCTTACCCGAAGGGCGAGGTGCCCGGGGTTCGCCTGGGCAAACTGGAGTAA